A DNA window from Eretmochelys imbricata isolate rEreImb1 chromosome 3, rEreImb1.hap1, whole genome shotgun sequence contains the following coding sequences:
- the OTOR gene encoding otoraplin produces the protein MFVQMSSFSIKDKYYQTWHAFEREVLAKNTTDQKMTLSIDLVILFLCIGVTYPGVTGIFMDKLASKKLCADEECVYTISLARAEDDYNAPDCRFINIKKGQLIYVYSKLVKEREAGEFWAGSVYGEEYEDQMGTVGYFPSSLVSEQHVYQEANKTIPTTAIDFFCE, from the exons ATGTTTGTCCAGATGTCTAGCTTTTCTATAAAAGATAAGTATTACCAGACTTGGCATGCATTTGAGAGAGAAGTTCTAGCAAAGAACACCACCGATCAAAAAATGACACTATCTATCGATTTGGTTATATTATTTTTATGCATTGGAGTTACATACCCTGGCGTGACTGGAATTTTTATGGACAAACTTGCCAGCAAAAAGCTCTGTGCTGATGAGGAGTGTGTTT acaCCATTTCCCTTGCCAGAGCAGAAGATGATTACAATGCACCAGACTGCAGGTTCATTAATATTAAAAAAGGGCAATTGATTTATGTTTATTCAAAActagtgaaagagagagaagctggAGAGTTCTGGGCTGGAAGT GTGTATGGTGAGGAGTATGAAGACCAGATGGGAACTGTTGGCTACTTCCCCAGCAGTTTAGTCTCAGAGCAGCATGTTTATCAAGAAGCTAATAAGACAATCCCTACAACG GCCATTGACTTCTTCTGTGAATAG